The proteins below come from a single Pichia kudriavzevii chromosome 2, complete sequence genomic window:
- a CDS encoding uncharacterized protein (PKUD0B09480; similar to Saccharomyces cerevisiae YEL007W (MIT1); ancestral locus Anc_7.132) — translation MVMRNKTPVSATYHGYIASSRDALLVIDAVLRGLLLPVTNRPTPKERKALIRSGNVFVFIEEESNIKRWTDGTSWSPSRILGRFLIYRELSKNIVKDSNNNLSAITSVVEDNGDSNNMDNGNASGSRATSTATNNNNNNNNNSTNNNGANNHYASTESRFVKLNCQPITAYAMAGGEDVIRKRSIDDVIKEDANSNNNNNNNTDTNSTHNSIRGDTTISNTNEINTNLLNSNIEVDVLSDNIYRSDGLIKKSLSIVLHSPSRKTIHLVSYYTTKDVINNKLNIPSSDNFFKDNSVVPSYELIDSLLNTSLGHSISHRRRSDPSSGPISFLDTDGFDDQTVMSYTNHKRRRLSEQRQQQQQQQQQQLQQLQQQQQQQQHQQQQQQQHQHQQNQQQQQQQQQHQYHQQIQMQLPQQFYSSYSYPYQPQLIYANQLPPPPPHSLSNYRSMYGYQLPPARTSYDEHAVPSMPVLRSASHPGFDTLPLSHDFQQPQQTASVTQTHQYHQHHPQQQQQQQQQQQLATAAPPLSQQLDYPTSLRTLPVSQSSQMQQNDQLQFNASPLVNETDDVSNQNKHPQSTLESSNLLTLV, via the coding sequence AAGGCTCTCATAAGATCGGGCAATGTCTTTGTCTTTATTGAGGAGGAGTCAAATATAAAGAGGTGGACTGACGGTACGTCCTGGTCTCCCTCGAGAATTTTAGGGAGGTTCCTCATCTACAGAGAACTGTCCAAGAATATCGTCAAGGACTCCAATAACAACCTATCTGCCATTACCAGCGTCGTGGAGGACAATGGTGATAGTAATAACATGGACAACGGTAATGCTAGCGGTAGTAGAGCTACAAGTACTGCaactaataataataataataataataataatagtacCAACAATAATGGTGCGAACAATCACTATGCTTCAACAGAGAGCAGATTTGTTAAGTTGAATTGTCAACCAATAACCGCCTATGCTATGGCTGGTGGAGAGGATGTGATAAGAAAGAGAAGCATAGATGATGTGATCAAAGAGGACGcaaacagcaacaacaacaacaacaacaatactGATACTAACAGTACTCATAATAGTATTAGGGGAGACACCACCATTTCTAATACgaatgaaatcaataccaaCTTACTCAACTCCAATATAGAAGTGGATGTTCTCAGTGACAACATCTACCGTAGTGACGGCCTCATCAAAAAGTCACTCTCCATTGTTTTACACTCTCCCTCAAGGAAAACTATCCATTTGGTATCGTATTACACAACAAAGGATGTCATTaacaataaattgaatattCCATCCTCTgacaacttcttcaaagataaCTCAGTTGTTCCCTCCTatgaattgattgattccTTGTTAAATACATCCCTTGGCCATTCCATCTCTCACAGGCGTCGCTCTGACCCGTCCAGCGGTCCAATATCCTTCTTAGACACTGATGGGTTTGATGACCAAACAGTTATGAGCTACACTAATCATAAGAGGAGACGTTTATCTGAACAaagacaacaacaacagcagcaacaacagcaacaattgcaacaattgcaacaacaacaacaacaacaacaacatcaacaacaacaacaacaacaacatcaacatcaacaaaatcaacaacaacaacaacaacagcagcagcatcaatatcatcaacagaTTCAGATGCAATTGCCTCAACAATTTTACTCTTCTTACTCATACCCGTATCAGCCTCAGCTCATCTACGCCAACCAATTGCCACCCCCTCCTCCCCATTCTCTATCAAACTATAGATCCATGTACGGCTACCAATTACCACCAGCTAGAACTTCATATGATGAGCATGCCGTGCCTTCAATGCCCGTGCTGAGATCGGCTTCTCATCCGGGCTTTGATACCTTGCCCTTGAGCCACGATTTTCAACAGCCCCAGCAAACTGCATCAGTAACGCAGACACATCAGTATCATCAACACCATCcgcaacaacaacaacaacaacaacaacaacaacaacttgCAACGGCTGCTCCACCCCTTTCACAACAATTAGATTACCCAACCTCGTTGAGAACATTGCCAGTCTCTCAATCTTCTCAAATGCAGCAAAATGATCAGCTGCAATTTAACGCATCTCCTCTGGTAAACGAAACAGACGATGTATCcaatcaaaataaacaccCCCAGTCTACACTTGAATCTTCAAACCTACTTACCCTGGTGTGA